The Allorhodopirellula heiligendammensis genome includes a window with the following:
- a CDS encoding metallophosphoesterase family protein — translation MKRALISDIHGNLEALQAVMADIDAIGVDEIYCLGDIIGYGPNPCECLDIVMRRCKRTILGNHDQAALFDPDGFNPMALKAIYWTRDQLDAGNGSQSQINARWDFLGELPRFVNDEPYRFVHGSPRDPTNEYVFPEYVYDTRKMEILFGKIDQYCFMGHTHLPGVFTTSCEFIPPEECDHTYPLGATKLLVNVGSVGQPRDENPRACYVILDADAKNITYRRVAYDINVTAEKIYAQPDLDNALGDRLKRGH, via the coding sequence GTGAAGCGAGCATTGATCAGCGATATCCACGGTAACCTGGAAGCCCTGCAGGCCGTGATGGCCGACATCGACGCTATCGGCGTCGACGAGATTTATTGCTTGGGTGATATCATCGGCTATGGGCCCAATCCCTGCGAGTGCCTTGACATCGTGATGCGCCGCTGCAAGCGGACGATTTTGGGCAATCATGACCAGGCGGCCCTGTTTGATCCCGATGGGTTCAACCCGATGGCGTTGAAGGCGATTTACTGGACTCGCGACCAGCTCGACGCCGGGAATGGCAGCCAATCCCAAATCAACGCCCGCTGGGATTTCCTCGGTGAGTTGCCGCGATTTGTGAACGATGAACCGTATCGATTTGTCCATGGATCACCACGTGATCCGACCAATGAATACGTGTTCCCCGAGTACGTTTACGACACTCGGAAAATGGAGATTCTATTCGGTAAGATCGACCAGTACTGCTTCATGGGGCATACTCACTTGCCAGGCGTCTTCACGACATCGTGCGAGTTCATCCCACCGGAAGAATGCGACCACACCTATCCCTTGGGGGCGACGAAACTCCTGGTCAATGTTGGTAGTGTCGGCCAACCACGCGATGAGAACCCCAGAGCGTGCTACGTCATTCTCGATGCGGACGCCAAGAACATTACTTATCGCCGCGTGGCTTATGACATTAACGTCACGGCGGAAAAAATTTACGCACAGCCCGATCTCGACAACGCGCTCGGTGACCGGCTCAAACGAGGACACTGA
- a CDS encoding metallophosphoesterase family protein, translated as MTRTAILSDIHGNLAALNAVMADMESQNVDRVVCLGDVVGYGPQPCECLDQVMEFDFCVLGNHDSSSLFDPEGFNVAAEQAIFWTRAQLEREGHDPERSRRRIEYLCDLPRTVREGDWLFVHGSSRGPTNEYVFPEDTQNVKKMEKLFSLVPRLCFQGHTHVPGVFTVDHRFIRPAETGTGYSLADPHAKLMINVGSVGQPRDSDPRSCYVIADPEVLEFRRVEYDIERTVKLIEAESDLDNFLGYRLREGR; from the coding sequence GTGACACGTACCGCAATCTTGAGTGACATTCATGGCAATCTCGCTGCGTTGAACGCCGTGATGGCGGATATGGAGTCGCAAAACGTCGACCGCGTCGTATGTTTGGGCGACGTTGTCGGTTACGGTCCCCAACCATGTGAATGCTTGGACCAAGTCATGGAATTTGACTTTTGTGTACTCGGCAATCATGACAGCAGCTCGCTGTTCGACCCCGAAGGGTTCAACGTGGCCGCTGAGCAGGCGATCTTTTGGACGCGTGCCCAGCTGGAAAGAGAAGGACATGATCCCGAACGCAGTCGCCGGCGGATTGAGTATCTTTGCGATCTGCCCAGAACCGTCCGCGAGGGCGATTGGTTGTTCGTTCACGGCTCCTCACGCGGACCGACCAACGAATACGTCTTCCCCGAAGACACTCAGAACGTGAAGAAGATGGAAAAGCTGTTTTCGCTGGTGCCGCGATTGTGTTTCCAAGGTCACACTCACGTGCCGGGCGTGTTCACTGTCGATCACCGTTTCATTCGCCCCGCCGAGACGGGCACCGGTTACTCACTTGCCGATCCCCACGCCAAGCTGATGATCAATGTCGGTAGCGTGGGCCAGCCCCGCGACAGCGATCCCCGCAGTTGCTACGTAATCGCGGATCCCGAGGTGCTCGAATTTCGCCGCGTCGAATACGACATCGAACGCACCGTCAAATTGATCGAAGCTGAGAGCGACCTCGACAATTTCTTGGGTTACCGGCTCCGCGAGGGACGCTGA
- a CDS encoding Ig-like domain-containing protein, whose product MNNLRHLLRRVQPTKSRRASEDRSRGPLSNNRRLLTETLEKRQLFAGDLGSGLDAAPPVEDVDDYAVAHNYWNKFDVNNDGQVTALDALRVINFMNESAEGEPSAAMLMGVGFVDVNADHQVSALDSLQVINQLNGPAGAPDYDVRFELTPRNLDDSVIAQDGTYTTSTGATGVRYTVDNGDIFKLEVAVQDDRGRSSSFGVFQAVTNILVSETGVLVPAVGEIQGFDFDRSILDNTSTPNSTIEFFFADNPSDVVSASLADFLGNSDAATEQFISDAIVQLSSDAGELNITAADIDVSAGTESPTSPYSVRIEYNGLDLANVDVPRFETRLVINSVDQAVPTIEQNVILPDGSFNPITLISRYETFMRNDGRNVPPNPTVNDGLGPLIYGQNRNTGSFDIDVGGNGTDVFDEVGTLGPIGKLTDTISNFDYTTAYDAFSIPVRAVKVATNVGVRLDKVEPRVGFEGVLVYGTDNGKEAVPPDRIHLDERSEFQLNVVGEDTGELTANNATLPVTEDSAGVTVQLQVTGALPGETITYDVPARQGALGTATIDAGGVMTYVPDANKFGTDLVVYTASTTSGGTATATVTVNIAAVNDPPIANDDPSSGTLSVDVGSSILIPVLANDDAGGDNSEPLSELTITPGSLAPTLGTIAIVGDEIRYTPNAGAASGTDTFTYTITDTGGLSDSATVTVSVVNNATGISAADKNITIAEDNGGEITSEVLIADLSADNLISVNSGSTNISLDSATAPTGRGTVRIDGDQIFYTPAQNDNGPVSITYTASNDAGSDSGTIFVTITPVNDNPIAPPLSFDVNEMATRTINVLQPGSGQTGPSDVETPTADLIVSLPAQTFSPLGTVSIVNNQIVVTSLGTAAQGDFDFQYRVTDADGGVSQNGVITINIVDVLGPPVAADSSVPAVNEDSGNVTVDLSALTTSEAGSVVYTVDTQASNLGVATISGSNLVLALTQDANGTGTVVYRATDAAGSDTGTLTFTVNAVNDAPVLGDLSRTVAENGSVDIDVAGAATDIDSTNLTAAVVTNPTNGTAVLLANGLIRYTPNTGYSGADSFRVSVSDGIAPAVEATVSIDVTDVVAPPVAADGSFPVAEDEVASYDLKQLVTTDPGAPATITLVGTASHGTATLLNGVLTYRPAANYFGTDSITYRATNSAGSDTGVVSITVTAVNDAPIANDDLGIVVVKNTAKQINVLANDTPNPGSETDTITVTIAAGDEPAHGTVTVTNNVVTYTPDTDYLGTDSFVYTLSDGQGGSDTATVSLTVNDNVVVGTEVTGQLFLDSISNIHDVAVNGAAPIHSGAYEAGETTLVGARVHLVGVGGAAGSSLTVVTDREGRYSFENVPAGSYEIRFELAPGMEIAGEGSDGVIPITVPDAGGSENPTPVNADFVIEDLGSQYYAGRNVLSTDPSREGLPPTVTVGETSSFFYSPASDSTLVQKAVLVGRDFGDAKYVELLLNENRDQALLVIVDSDLNAQSASVDADHLVVLDDGSGVRVDLYGGTNDFIFTDVDEMSDLTSLYPEYQDAIDELFNSF is encoded by the coding sequence ATGAACAATCTGCGTCACCTCCTTCGCCGCGTGCAGCCGACGAAGTCACGCCGAGCCAGCGAAGATCGGTCGCGTGGCCCACTTTCGAATAATCGCCGTCTGCTAACGGAAACACTCGAAAAACGCCAGCTATTCGCGGGTGACCTCGGATCGGGATTAGACGCAGCTCCACCCGTCGAAGATGTTGACGACTATGCGGTGGCGCATAATTACTGGAACAAGTTCGACGTCAACAATGATGGCCAGGTCACCGCACTGGACGCACTGCGGGTGATCAACTTCATGAACGAGAGTGCTGAGGGCGAGCCGTCCGCTGCCATGCTGATGGGCGTTGGTTTTGTGGACGTCAACGCCGATCACCAGGTTTCGGCGTTGGACTCGTTGCAGGTGATCAACCAACTCAATGGTCCCGCGGGTGCTCCTGACTATGACGTTCGATTTGAGCTCACACCTCGAAATCTCGACGACAGTGTGATCGCTCAGGACGGTACCTACACCACCAGCACCGGGGCAACCGGTGTGCGCTACACGGTTGACAATGGAGATATTTTCAAGCTTGAGGTTGCTGTCCAAGACGACCGCGGGCGGAGTAGTTCGTTCGGCGTTTTCCAGGCGGTGACGAATATTCTCGTCAGCGAGACCGGCGTGCTGGTTCCGGCGGTGGGTGAAATTCAAGGTTTTGACTTTGACCGCTCCATTCTTGACAATACCTCCACGCCCAACAGCACGATCGAATTCTTCTTCGCCGACAATCCGTCGGATGTTGTCTCGGCGTCGTTGGCCGACTTCTTGGGCAATAGCGACGCGGCGACCGAGCAGTTTATCAGCGATGCGATCGTGCAATTGAGCAGCGACGCCGGCGAATTGAACATCACTGCGGCCGACATTGATGTCTCAGCTGGCACGGAGTCTCCGACGAGTCCCTACAGTGTTCGCATCGAGTACAACGGGCTCGACCTTGCCAATGTCGACGTGCCACGTTTCGAAACTCGTCTGGTAATCAACAGTGTTGACCAGGCAGTGCCGACGATCGAACAGAATGTGATTCTACCCGACGGGTCCTTCAATCCAATAACCTTGATTTCACGCTATGAAACCTTCATGCGGAATGATGGGAGGAACGTGCCGCCGAATCCGACAGTAAACGATGGCCTCGGCCCATTGATCTATGGCCAAAACCGCAATACCGGCTCCTTTGACATCGACGTCGGAGGCAACGGCACGGATGTCTTCGATGAGGTCGGAACGCTTGGACCGATCGGTAAGCTGACGGATACTATTAGCAACTTTGACTACACGACGGCCTACGACGCCTTCAGCATCCCGGTCCGCGCGGTCAAGGTCGCCACCAACGTGGGCGTGAGACTGGATAAAGTCGAACCCCGTGTGGGCTTCGAAGGTGTGTTGGTTTACGGCACTGATAACGGTAAGGAAGCCGTGCCGCCCGATCGAATTCACTTAGATGAACGATCTGAGTTTCAACTCAACGTTGTCGGGGAAGACACTGGAGAACTGACTGCGAACAATGCGACCTTACCGGTCACCGAAGATAGTGCCGGTGTTACGGTGCAACTCCAGGTAACCGGCGCGTTACCTGGGGAAACCATCACGTACGATGTGCCTGCACGACAGGGTGCGCTGGGCACCGCTACAATCGATGCGGGCGGCGTGATGACCTACGTCCCCGACGCTAACAAGTTTGGCACGGATTTGGTCGTTTATACCGCCTCGACGACGAGCGGCGGCACCGCTACTGCCACGGTGACCGTCAACATCGCGGCCGTCAATGATCCGCCGATTGCCAATGATGATCCTTCGTCGGGAACTCTGTCTGTTGATGTCGGAAGTAGCATCCTGATTCCTGTGCTCGCCAATGACGATGCCGGTGGCGATAACTCCGAGCCGCTCAGCGAGTTGACCATTACGCCCGGATCGCTCGCCCCCACGCTCGGCACGATCGCCATCGTCGGAGATGAAATTCGCTACACGCCCAACGCCGGGGCAGCATCGGGAACCGACACGTTCACCTACACGATCACGGACACCGGTGGACTCAGCGATTCGGCGACAGTCACTGTTAGCGTTGTTAACAATGCAACGGGCATCTCGGCGGCTGACAAAAACATTACCATCGCCGAAGACAACGGTGGCGAGATCACAAGCGAAGTCTTGATCGCCGATCTCAGCGCCGACAACTTGATTTCGGTCAACAGTGGCAGCACCAACATATCACTCGATAGTGCTACGGCACCTACCGGTCGCGGTACCGTTCGCATTGACGGGGACCAAATTTTCTATACGCCCGCCCAGAACGACAATGGGCCCGTGTCGATTACTTATACGGCCAGCAACGACGCGGGCAGCGATAGCGGAACCATCTTTGTCACAATCACGCCCGTCAACGACAATCCGATCGCACCGCCTCTGAGCTTTGATGTTAACGAGATGGCGACCCGGACCATCAACGTGCTGCAGCCTGGCAGCGGACAAACTGGTCCTTCGGACGTCGAAACACCGACGGCTGATTTGATCGTCTCCCTGCCAGCACAAACCTTCTCGCCGCTGGGCACCGTGTCCATCGTCAACAATCAAATTGTTGTCACCTCACTGGGAACTGCCGCCCAAGGCGACTTTGACTTCCAGTACCGCGTTACGGACGCTGATGGTGGCGTTTCGCAGAATGGCGTCATCACGATTAATATCGTCGACGTGCTTGGCCCACCCGTCGCCGCTGATTCGAGTGTGCCCGCTGTCAATGAGGATTCCGGTAACGTCACCGTGGACCTGAGTGCGTTGACAACCTCCGAAGCCGGCTCGGTGGTCTACACCGTTGACACCCAAGCCAGCAACCTGGGCGTGGCCACGATCAGCGGCAGTAACTTGGTGCTTGCCCTTACCCAGGACGCCAACGGCACGGGCACTGTGGTCTATCGGGCGACCGATGCCGCGGGTTCAGACACTGGTACGCTGACATTTACGGTCAATGCGGTCAATGATGCTCCTGTACTGGGCGATCTTTCACGCACGGTCGCAGAGAATGGTTCGGTCGATATTGACGTTGCCGGTGCGGCAACGGACATCGACTCAACGAACCTGACCGCGGCTGTAGTCACTAATCCGACGAACGGAACCGCAGTTCTGTTAGCGAACGGGCTGATTCGCTACACGCCAAATACTGGCTACAGCGGTGCCGATTCGTTCCGCGTTAGTGTCAGTGACGGCATCGCACCCGCAGTGGAAGCAACTGTCTCGATTGACGTGACAGATGTGGTCGCGCCGCCCGTGGCCGCAGATGGCAGCTTCCCTGTCGCCGAAGACGAAGTTGCCAGCTACGATCTGAAGCAATTGGTAACGACCGATCCCGGAGCGCCAGCGACGATCACGCTTGTAGGTACCGCTAGCCACGGAACAGCCACGCTTCTCAATGGTGTTTTGACGTATCGGCCTGCGGCCAACTATTTCGGTACCGATTCGATTACCTATCGGGCGACCAACTCAGCGGGCAGTGACACGGGCGTCGTTTCGATCACCGTCACGGCAGTCAACGATGCCCCTATTGCTAATGATGACCTGGGTATTGTCGTGGTGAAGAATACCGCTAAGCAGATCAACGTGCTTGCCAACGATACTCCGAATCCAGGAAGTGAAACGGACACGATCACCGTCACGATCGCAGCGGGTGACGAGCCTGCTCATGGAACCGTCACGGTCACCAATAATGTGGTGACGTACACGCCAGACACGGACTATCTGGGAACTGATTCATTCGTTTATACACTCAGCGACGGCCAAGGCGGTAGCGACACAGCGACCGTTTCCCTTACCGTCAACGACAATGTTGTCGTCGGCACTGAGGTGACCGGACAATTGTTCCTCGATTCGATCTCGAACATTCACGATGTGGCCGTCAATGGTGCCGCTCCCATTCATAGCGGTGCTTATGAAGCAGGTGAAACGACACTCGTCGGTGCCCGCGTGCATCTGGTCGGTGTTGGCGGTGCCGCAGGCAGCTCCCTGACCGTTGTCACTGATCGTGAAGGCCGCTACTCGTTCGAGAACGTGCCGGCGGGAAGCTATGAGATTCGATTTGAACTGGCCCCTGGTATGGAGATCGCCGGCGAAGGTTCCGACGGTGTGATCCCGATTACCGTCCCAGATGCCGGCGGGTCGGAAAATCCAACACCTGTCAATGCTGACTTTGTCATCGAAGATCTCGGTTCGCAGTATTACGCCGGCCGAAACGTCTTGTCGACTGACCCCAGTCGCGAGGGCCTCCCGCCCACGGTCACCGTGGGCGAGACCTCCAGCTTCTTCTATTCTCCTGCGAGCGATAGCACGCTGGTCCAGAAAGCCGTGTTGGTCGGCAGAGACTTCGGCGATGCGAAGTACGTCGAATTGTTGCTCAATGAGAACCGTGACCAAGCATTGCTGGTCATCGTCGACAGCGACCTCAACGCCCAGTCCGCCAGTGTTGACGCAGACCACCTCGTCGTGCTCGATGATGGCAGCGGCGTCCGAGTGGATCTGTACGGCGGCACCAACGACTTCATCTTCACCGACGTCGATGAAATGAGCGATCTGACGAGCCTGTACCCAGAATACCAGGATGCGATCGATGAACTGTTCAATAGCTTCTAA
- the tsaB gene encoding tRNA (adenosine(37)-N6)-threonylcarbamoyltransferase complex dimerization subunit type 1 TsaB, translating into MKFVQQPMQQEISGPPPHSSDLTSLAIEVIGREGSIALLSGTSVIAARTLTRDSRAASSLAPTIADFAAEYLPGGTLDSLGSIAVASGPGSFTGLRIAVTTAKTLAYALDTPLVAVNSLVAIADVAAQKSNPADRDLSLPAPLSRSILVGLSAYRGQVYRGKFTPGQPPSIDIVSAAQWKTELQLSARATGDVGLTEDKNKFLFAGDQTVFSSAGAAIDPDQWSGEDEVRAIGVGRVAAEMLARGETIDPLKLVPDYLRPSSAEEKVGP; encoded by the coding sequence ATGAAATTTGTGCAACAACCTATGCAGCAGGAAATATCTGGGCCACCGCCCCACTCCAGCGACTTGACTTCGCTCGCCATCGAAGTGATCGGTCGAGAAGGGTCGATTGCGTTGCTCTCAGGCACCAGTGTAATCGCCGCTCGAACGCTCACACGTGATTCACGGGCCGCATCCAGTCTGGCACCCACGATCGCAGATTTCGCCGCTGAATATCTTCCCGGCGGTACCCTCGATTCCCTGGGCAGCATCGCGGTGGCTTCAGGTCCAGGCTCTTTCACGGGGCTGCGGATTGCGGTAACAACCGCCAAAACACTGGCCTACGCGCTCGATACCCCACTTGTGGCAGTCAATTCGCTCGTCGCAATCGCCGATGTCGCTGCTCAAAAATCAAACCCCGCCGATCGCGATCTTTCTCTCCCGGCCCCACTGTCACGCTCGATTCTCGTGGGACTGAGTGCCTACCGAGGCCAGGTCTACCGGGGCAAGTTTACGCCAGGCCAGCCGCCCAGTATCGACATCGTCTCTGCCGCCCAGTGGAAAACGGAACTGCAATTGTCGGCGCGAGCAACCGGTGACGTGGGCCTCACAGAGGACAAAAATAAATTTCTTTTCGCGGGCGATCAAACCGTTTTCTCGTCTGCGGGCGCCGCTATCGATCCTGACCAATGGTCTGGGGAGGACGAAGTGCGAGCAATTGGCGTGGGCCGTGTGGCAGCGGAGATGCTCGCCCGCGGTGAAACAATCGATCCGCTCAAACTGGTACCGGACTATCTCAGGCCTAGTTCCGCGGAAGAAAAGGTGGGGCCGTAG
- a CDS encoding 1,4-dihydroxy-6-naphthoate synthase, translating to MSDPAPQRIRVGSDTAHDSGRPLHLGISTCPNDTFAFAALLEGRVDTEGLPLEIDLLDIDQLNRGLIAGQFDLAKVSFNAALSLGDQVVVLPVGSALGFGVGPLLLASNPDTSPRCPVPGERPGLTLCPGEHTTAKWLFDQFYPDTTLVEHVVFSDIMPRLADGTADFGVCIHEGRFTYEASGLHRVTDLGELWEQQTRCPLPLGGLVMRQQHDHALMRRVSQLVSRSLAIALESPETALPAMRKYAQSMEDAVLMQHVDLYVNDWTVNLGNTGRAALLEMAQLSEKMRNNQERRPVLSVLS from the coding sequence ATGAGTGACCCGGCACCGCAGCGGATTCGGGTTGGTTCTGACACTGCCCACGACAGTGGGCGCCCGTTGCATCTTGGTATCTCGACGTGCCCCAATGACACATTCGCCTTCGCCGCTCTGCTGGAAGGCCGAGTCGACACGGAGGGGCTGCCGCTGGAGATCGACTTGCTCGACATCGACCAACTCAATCGCGGATTGATCGCCGGACAATTTGACCTGGCAAAAGTCAGCTTCAACGCGGCTCTGTCACTAGGTGACCAAGTCGTGGTCCTGCCGGTCGGTTCGGCCCTCGGGTTCGGTGTCGGTCCATTGTTACTGGCGAGCAATCCGGATACCTCGCCCCGGTGCCCGGTGCCCGGTGAGCGGCCGGGGTTAACGCTTTGCCCGGGTGAACACACGACGGCGAAATGGCTCTTTGATCAGTTCTATCCAGATACCACGCTGGTCGAACACGTGGTTTTTTCGGATATCATGCCGCGTTTGGCGGATGGCACGGCAGATTTCGGCGTTTGCATCCATGAGGGTCGGTTCACCTACGAGGCGTCGGGGTTGCACCGGGTAACTGACTTAGGAGAGCTGTGGGAGCAGCAGACGCGGTGTCCGCTTCCGCTGGGTGGTCTCGTTATGCGTCAGCAGCACGACCACGCCCTCATGCGGCGGGTGAGCCAACTGGTTTCCCGTTCCTTAGCGATTGCTCTGGAATCTCCTGAGACTGCATTGCCCGCCATGCGGAAGTACGCACAGTCGATGGAGGACGCCGTCTTGATGCAACATGTTGACCTATATGTCAACGACTGGACGGTGAATTTAGGCAACACTGGACGGGCCGCACTGCTGGAAATGGCGCAATTATCCGAGAAGATGAGAAACAACCAAGAACGTCGGCCGGTGTTGAGCGTTCTATCATGA
- a CDS encoding serine/threonine protein kinase, translating into MSLLDSLKGMFSGGSASLKKIDVDARFARSRTAATGTMSNFFVAYDLERKEDVGVKILDPEKFELFEARFKGLKKPTEGEIAMQMQHELIAKTYEHGITTKGQRILVMEYIRGPSMQDVIVRKRIELIDGVQLMIMREMAEALSYVHRSGFIHRDICPRNFICTLPAENQKVVSGVKLIDFGLTVPATPPFMTPGNRTGTPLYMSPEIVRRRHTDGRVDIFSLGVTFYCLLTFSHPWQGEIVSGRAALQHDSSDPTELLERRADVDPRLARLIMKMIEPNVDQRLKSIDEFLNQSKKLESAFVK; encoded by the coding sequence GTGAGCCTGCTCGATTCCCTCAAGGGCATGTTTTCCGGTGGCAGTGCGTCACTGAAGAAAATTGACGTCGATGCGCGGTTCGCCCGTTCGCGTACCGCCGCTACCGGTACGATGAGCAATTTCTTCGTCGCCTACGATCTCGAACGCAAAGAGGATGTCGGCGTCAAGATTCTCGACCCCGAGAAATTCGAGCTTTTCGAAGCTCGTTTCAAGGGCCTCAAAAAGCCCACCGAAGGCGAGATCGCGATGCAAATGCAGCACGAGCTGATCGCGAAAACCTACGAGCATGGGATTACGACGAAGGGTCAGCGGATCCTCGTGATGGAGTACATTCGCGGGCCCAGCATGCAGGACGTGATCGTCCGCAAACGCATCGAATTGATTGACGGCGTGCAGCTGATGATCATGCGCGAGATGGCCGAAGCGTTATCGTATGTACACCGCAGCGGTTTCATCCACCGGGATATCTGCCCCCGAAATTTCATATGCACCTTGCCCGCGGAGAATCAAAAAGTCGTCTCAGGGGTCAAGCTCATTGACTTCGGACTGACCGTTCCCGCCACTCCGCCGTTCATGACGCCGGGCAACCGCACGGGCACGCCACTGTACATGTCACCGGAGATCGTGCGCCGCCGTCATACCGATGGACGGGTCGATATTTTCTCACTCGGAGTGACGTTTTACTGTTTGTTAACCTTTTCTCATCCCTGGCAGGGTGAAATCGTGAGCGGCCGAGCGGCTTTGCAGCACGACTCGTCCGATCCCACCGAGCTACTCGAGCGGCGCGCTGACGTCGACCCTCGGTTGGCCCGTTTGATCATGAAAATGATCGAACCGAACGTCGATCAGCGACTCAAATCGATCGACGAATTTCTAAATCAGAGCAAAAAGCTCGAGTCCGCGTTCGTCAAATAG
- the dapB gene encoding 4-hydroxy-tetrahydrodipicolinate reductase — MSKTIKLAVHGAAGRMGQRVVALAADASESSAADFTVVAAIDHAGHPKIGQDAGTVAGISQIGVPVAADWPGAADVVIDFSLPEALDACVEQCVANAWPLVVATTGLSEAQKNSLANAAHSIPIVWAPSMSLAVNLSMRVAQQITTALRDVAGGLDIEILERHHRFKADAPSGTALKFGELIGEAMADEEPVMHVHGREGHTGQRTRNEIGYHAIRVGDNPGEHTIVFGMLGERIELNVAASNRDCYAAGALAAAKWLVGGNDGQPMPAGLYNMFDVLGMADAAK, encoded by the coding sequence ATGAGCAAAACAATCAAACTTGCGGTCCACGGGGCTGCTGGACGGATGGGACAACGTGTGGTTGCACTGGCGGCGGATGCGAGCGAGAGCAGCGCCGCTGATTTCACCGTCGTGGCAGCGATCGATCATGCTGGGCATCCCAAAATTGGGCAGGATGCAGGCACCGTCGCTGGCATCAGCCAGATCGGCGTGCCGGTTGCAGCAGACTGGCCCGGTGCTGCTGACGTTGTCATCGACTTCTCCCTTCCCGAAGCCCTTGATGCCTGCGTGGAGCAATGCGTCGCCAACGCCTGGCCGCTCGTCGTCGCCACCACGGGACTGAGCGAAGCCCAGAAAAACTCGCTGGCCAATGCCGCTCATTCCATCCCGATCGTGTGGGCGCCGAGCATGTCGTTGGCGGTGAATCTATCGATGCGAGTGGCGCAACAGATCACGACAGCGCTACGTGATGTTGCTGGTGGCTTAGATATCGAAATTCTCGAACGCCACCATCGCTTCAAAGCTGACGCCCCCAGTGGCACGGCCCTCAAGTTTGGCGAGCTGATCGGGGAGGCCATGGCGGACGAGGAACCGGTCATGCACGTCCACGGGCGGGAAGGACATACCGGCCAACGGACACGAAATGAAATCGGTTACCATGCGATCCGCGTCGGTGATAATCCTGGCGAGCACACGATCGTATTCGGGATGCTCGGAGAGCGAATCGAGCTGAATGTCGCCGCGAGCAATCGGGATTGCTACGCCGCCGGAGCACTCGCGGCCGCCAAATGGTTGGTCGGAGGAAACGACGGGCAACCCATGCCGGCGGGGCTGTATAATATGTTCGATGTGCTCGGCATGGCCGACGCGGCGAAATGA
- a CDS encoding ThiF family adenylyltransferase, with amino-acid sequence MTGSRSHERYLRQAQFDRIGESGQRRIEAARVAVLGCGALGTVAADQLARAGVGTLRLIDRDLVEWSNLQRQSLYTEADAQAGAAKVEAATTHLRKINSSINIEEHVVDITPTNITRQLEDVDIVIDATDNFAARLLLNDWSLKTETPWVHGGCIGATGQVRLFTAVAPCLRCLLPHPPAPGESATCDTAGVIAPATHLIASLQVCEAIKWISGNRSNVRSEILSVDLWDNHFRSIGLPATPSCPACVHHRYDFLDAGTNATTAESLCGRDAVQLAGSGQSVDLQRMSHAWQSLGAVKTSRFFVRLSLPDEQTVTLFRDGRAVISGVRDIPHARSLFDRYVGS; translated from the coding sequence ATGACCGGTTCCAGGTCCCACGAACGCTACCTACGCCAAGCTCAATTCGATCGAATTGGGGAATCGGGCCAGCGTCGGATCGAGGCTGCCCGTGTCGCCGTGCTCGGCTGTGGTGCCCTCGGCACGGTCGCTGCGGATCAACTCGCCCGCGCCGGCGTCGGCACCCTACGTTTGATCGATCGTGACCTCGTAGAGTGGAGTAACCTGCAACGACAGAGTCTGTACACCGAAGCGGATGCGCAGGCGGGAGCGGCGAAAGTCGAAGCCGCCACGACGCACCTACGAAAGATCAACTCGTCGATCAACATTGAGGAACACGTTGTCGACATCACTCCCACCAACATCACCCGGCAATTAGAAGACGTCGACATTGTCATCGACGCGACGGACAATTTCGCAGCCCGGTTGCTGCTCAATGATTGGTCGCTGAAAACAGAAACGCCTTGGGTGCATGGCGGCTGTATCGGCGCCACAGGCCAAGTGCGACTGTTCACGGCTGTCGCCCCGTGCCTGCGATGTTTGCTACCCCATCCGCCGGCGCCCGGAGAGTCGGCAACCTGCGACACCGCAGGCGTGATCGCCCCGGCAACGCACTTGATCGCCAGCCTGCAAGTCTGCGAAGCGATCAAATGGATCTCAGGGAACCGCTCGAACGTTCGCAGCGAAATTCTGTCGGTCGACCTGTGGGACAATCACTTCCGTTCGATTGGGTTGCCAGCCACTCCCAGCTGCCCAGCCTGCGTCCATCATCGCTACGACTTTCTCGACGCTGGCACCAATGCAACGACGGCGGAATCACTTTGCGGCCGTGATGCCGTTCAACTTGCGGGCTCGGGACAGAGCGTTGATTTGCAGCGCATGTCCCATGCTTGGCAGTCCCTCGGCGCTGTGAAAACATCTCGTTTTTTCGTGCGACTGTCGCTGCCTGATGAGCAGACGGTAACCCTCTTTCGTGACGGCCGGGCCGTCATCAGCGGTGTGCGGGATATCCCCCACGCCCGTTCGCTATTTGACCGCTATGTCGGTTCGTGA